ATCAAGTGCGCGGTGATGGAGTTCTTGAAGATTCCTTACGAGAACATCTGGAAGTTTCGCATCGACAACGTCTCGGTGTCGCTGATCGAGTGCGACCCGCTGGGCTGGGACCGGGTGGTCTGCGTCAACCAGCGCGGGGATTTGGACCGCTTGTTCGTGACGCGTTTCGCGTTTTAACGATCCGATTTTCAACGATGAAAAAAACCGCAACGCAAAAACCCATCAAGGAAATGGCCGTCCCGGAGCTGGAAAAAGCGATCCGGCACCATAACGACCTCTATTTCAAGCAGGCCAAGCCCGAGATCAGCGACTACGAGTTCGACCGGATGGTCGAGCGCCTCAAGGAACTGAAGCCCCAATCGAAGGTCCTCGAGGAGATCGGCTCCGACTTGAGCGAGGGCGGCGGCAAGAAGCTCGCCCATTCCTCGCCGATGCTCAGCCTCGACAAGGCCTACACGCTGGAGGCCCTGCGAGACTGGGCGGCCAAGCTGCACGGCGACGTGGTCGCCTCGCCGAAGATCGACGGCCTGGCCATCGCCATCCACTACGACGCCGAGGGGCGCTTGGACAGGGCCGAGACCCGCGGCGACGGCCTCAAGGGCGACGACATCACCCGCAACGTCCAGGAGGTGGGCGACGTCCCGCGCAAGATTCCCCGCGGGCCCCTCGAGGTGCGCGGCGAGGTCTACATGCGTCGCTCGGTCTTCAAGAAGTACGAGGGGAGCTTCGCCAACCCGCGCAACCTCGCGGCCGGCGCCCTCAAGCAGAAAGACCCCAAGAAGACGGCCGACTACGAC
The sequence above is drawn from the Deltaproteobacteria bacterium PRO3 genome and encodes:
- a CDS encoding NAD-dependent DNA ligase LigA, with protein sequence MKKTATQKPIKEMAVPELEKAIRHHNDLYFKQAKPEISDYEFDRMVERLKELKPQSKVLEEIGSDLSEGGGKKLAHSSPMLSLDKAYTLEALRDWAAKLHGDVVASPKIDGLAIAIHYDAEGRLDRAETRGDGLKGDDITRNVQEVGDVPRKIPRGPLEVRGEVYMRRSVFKKYEGSFANPRNLAAGALKQKDPKKTADYD